A stretch of DNA from Montipora capricornis isolate CH-2021 chromosome 1, ASM3666992v2, whole genome shotgun sequence:
CCAAATAGTCGTTTGAGGGCCTGGTTGGTGGGGTAACGGGATTATAATGACAAGAAAGTTTACTGCATGAACAAAAGCATTTTTTTGAtacgaaaaagaaatttaaaaatgtctcaaacaatttttgtaaagaaTTGCGATGTTGACAGCAATATTACTATTTCAAAAGGATCAGCATGAAAAAATATCGTTGACAAGGCATATGTAAGCTCGTATGTGCAACGACCTGATGTACTGATTTATGCCTCTGTATCAAAGCATAGTATGCAATGAAAGCacagaaatacatgtaacagGCAGAAAAGGGAATTTTCGAGTCACGCTTTGAGGCTCAATCACTTTGACTTCTAAGTTACAAATGTGCAACCAAAGCATAAATATGAGACTGCATAGCAAGTTATAGAATAGagaaatattgaagcagcactAAGGGTACGGTTGGCCATGTGCATCAATTTATTTCTTCATGTTGCTCTTTTTGCGATCAgtgtttataattttataaaattgctaaaaaaagggcttaaaactgatctaaatCTTCATCGCTCAATCATTTTGGCTACTATTGTACAGGCTTCATAAGTAAAGGTACAAAATGATGAAATATAATTCAAAGGTTTCTTTTTCACAGATGGCATGAATCAGGAACTAAATGATTAAAAGCTTGTATAAAAACAAATGTGTGCAACATGGCAGAAGCGAAATTATATTACATGACAAAAAGTATGATATTTTCAGTAGCTGAGTGGTATCTTCAGCAATAACCATTCAGTAGCAATTGTGGCATCCTTGCTTACCATCTGCATCTATAGCCAAAAACATTGCaccaatcaaacaaaaaaatatacttGCAATTCTAATATGGATCTTAAAACTCTTATGCTACATACTCCACTAAATCGTAACAATAATCAATACAAAGTAAGGTCAGTATAAAGCCTTTCTTTCACGCACTCAAAACTCTAACGCTGGTTGGTGACAAAATTATGTTTTAAAGCAGCTCTCAGTCCGTTATTATATATACTTCAGAGTACTGGTGAGTAAAAAGCCTACAACTTTACACACGACAACAAATTAAACATCAAATGAATTTGAGGGTCATTGAAACAAAGGCTCTTTGAGCCAAATCTTTCACATGCAGGTTGAAATCATTCCTTGGGTTGTTACGAATCCTACCGTATACCACTGAAGTGTATTTTGGCGTTCTAAAATGTGCTTTTACGTtgtgaaataaagttttgtaCATCCCAAAAAATATAGTTCACCTTGTCATTCCATTGTCTTCGAAGGACGGTCCGACTGAATAAAGTTAACAGTTACTGTTCCTATGACACCataattttaattgttattCGGAACGCACAGCATTTTTACATGGTCTTCCTTGCTAAGGGGTCTTGCAGAATGAAGTTCATGTTTCAACCTACCGGACTTACGAATAGAGTTTGTTTTAGATGCCGCACTAGCAGGACGTTCAAATAGGCCTTGATGATTCTTCTTCATTCCAAGTAGGTGGTCAATCACTTTCGTAAAAAACGTATCAGTTTGTTCTTTATAAAAGCTGGAATTATAATGCTAAATCCTGATTTAGAGAACAAGTACCCGACTAAAACAGCTTACGACTAAGCGACCTTCTTTACTGATTGCAACGGAATTGAACCAGATCGGTTTGTTTTCACGGAGCCTAATTTCCCGATAAAACTCGCCATCTTTAGTGTAAATTTCCACCTTCAGTGTGCCCCCGGAACGCCAAAATGAACTAGACCTTTCAACTCCCGCGATAAAGACATATTCACCCAATGGATGAAGAGCGAAACCATAAAGCCACCCTTTGTCCCCCAGGCGGACTGTGAACTCGTGCTTTTTTACACCATCCTTGTTGAATACAATGCAGACATTTAGACCAGCGTCCAGCACAAAGATCTGTTCACTAAGTCCGACAGCGATATCTTGTGCATCACTTGTTATCTCTCTTCCAAAGCTACGCTCGTATCTTCCATTAAGGTCGTACACGTGGACCATATTATCTGATAATAACAGCAATTTGCCATTGCCGACTGCCAGTTTTCTAGCATTTCTAGCCACCTCCACACTGAACTTCATGCGCAGCTCAGCTCTGTTGAAAACTTGAACTTCCCGTCTATCCCGACCGTCTTCCACTTTTAAGTTGTTCTCAATAACTGGCGGTAGAACCAGAACGTAGGTATTATTGTTCTCATCAGTAGCTATATCAAGCAACTTTCCAATAGCGTCATCAGTTCCCACATCTGGATAAAActtgtaaataaatttcccactgTTATCAAAAACCTTGACAGTTTTATAATTGTCTGCTATAATAAACTCTCCATCTGCGTTTTTTGCAATTCCAGTGGGGTGTTGTAGCTTTTGACCATCTTCGTCGTCCTCGCCAAATGACCACACAATGAAGTTCTCATGTTCAATGTCAAGTTTTTTTAAGATTTTCGCAATGCGGTGGTCGCTTCGCGGATCGATTTTCTCATCTTCGATGTCAATAATAGGATAGTGGCAAATATCTATGTTTTCACCAGATGCTTGCAGGACATCGTTAATTGCGCGATTCACCTGCCAAACAGCTGCAATAATTTCTCTTCGATCTTCCTTTTTAAATCGACCCCTAATGTTTAGTAGACCTTTCTTTAGTTCCACTTTAAagtttttcttaacaactagcAGAGAGTGGAGATTCCGAAGACATTGTTCGCACTCTGGCAAGGCACTTGTCAGGGCAATCTTCACTGATAAAGATGACAACTCGCTTGCAGTCTCCAGGATTTTAACTGCTAACTCCAGGTTTGCCGCCATCACTCGATACCGAATAGTAGTAATGCGGTCAAGCGTACTGAGAGATTCATTGTTAAAAGCTTCGGTTGCCTTTTCACGGGCCATTTTGAATCTTTCTTTTCCATCAGATAGCGCTCTCCTGGCATCTCCTACAAACTCCGTCAGCTCCATATTTCTCATTCCGGTAGCGAGAACTATTGCGTCGACAGGAGCGGATGAAGTCGGCAAGCTCACTGCCTCTTTTAACTGAGCTTCGTCTTCTCTCTTTCTAGCTCTTGTTGCTGCACCAGGCAATAAGTCCACTGCTTCGTACAGATAACTAATACCAGTTTCAAATGCGTCTATTGCTGTCAGAAGATCTTTTCTTGACAACGCATCCAGTTTAGACCTGACGTCTTCAATTTCTCGCTCGATTATCTCTCGAATTTTCTGATCAACCACATCGCCATCTCTCAACTTTTCCGCTGCCCGATCTCTGGCATTGTTGACCAATAAGCCGAGAGTGTTCTTAAGTAACGATGTTATTATCGATGACATGTGTTTCGATAGGAAGAAACGAGcgtaaacgaaatttgtaaaCTTGTATACCTGCTTATAAGTTGTTCGCCAGGGATTGTATTTTACATGATAGACGAATACTCCACACATCAGTTGCTGCATGCTAATTAGGCATGCACCATTATGCTCACAGTTCAGTGCTTCGCAACAGCCCGAAGGTAATATTGCTGTCAAAATGTTCATTAACCGTGATAGCTCATGATACATGATTACAGTGATTAAATGAT
This window harbors:
- the LOC138060440 gene encoding uncharacterized protein, with translation MSSIITSLLKNTLGLLVNNARDRAAEKLRDGDVVDQKIREIIEREIEDVRSKLDALSRKDLLTAIDAFETGISYLYEAVDLLPGAATRARKREDEAQLKEAVSLPTSSAPVDAIVLATGMRNMELTEFVGDARRALSDGKERFKMAREKATEAFNNESLSTLDRITTIRYRVMAANLELAVKILETASELSSLSVKIALTSALPECEQCLRNLHSLLVVKKNFKVELKKGLLNIRGRFKKEDRREIIAAVWQVNRAINDVLQASGENIDICHYPIIDIEDEKIDPRSDHRIAKILKKLDIEHENFIVWSFGEDDEDGQKLQHPTGIAKNADGEFIIADNYKTVKVFDNSGKFIYKFYPDVGTDDAIGKLLDIATDENNNTYVLVLPPVIENNLKVEDGRDRREVQVFNRAELRMKFSVEVARNARKLAVGNGKLLLLSDNMVHVYDLNGRYERSFGREITSDAQDIAVGLSEQIFVLDAGLNVCIVFNKDGVKKHEFTVRLGDKGWLYGFALHPLGEYVFIAGVERSSSFWRSGGTLKVEIYTKDGEFYREIRLRENKPIWFNSVAISKEGRLVVSCFSRVLVL